A single window of Candidatus Kapaibacterium thiocyanatum DNA harbors:
- a CDS encoding pyruvate dehydrogenase: protein MTKAEWLDVARTVVQSRLIDNIEESELAPSGKVTYQFSAKGHELAQAILGRLLRQGKDAATVYYRSRPLVMAAGMSVEEAVAGPLALSGSRNGGRDIGVVHHLPNRLGVTVLPASGDVGAQYTPAVGWAQAISYRTSVMNEEAWKGAVAVALGGDGSTATNGFWAALNIATTQKLPMLFFIEDNQYGISVPGTFQTPGGNIAANLASFANLRIVECDGTNPEEAERLISKTLDHVREKQAPALLRVRVPRICGHSGADNQSYKTKEERADEEARDPLGRLKDFFERKKYMTSEQWDAFVAQCEADVRAGVDAALAQPEPVSADALTHAFYDGLAPKHGGLMGDAVEPPTATGEQQEQGGRVNLIEAVKRTLDYELGVNPRVLVFGEDVGVKGGVHGATVDLQVKHGAQRVFDTSLSEEGIIGRAVGMAMAGLVPVPEIQFRKYLDPATEQINDCGTLRWRTNGDFAAPMVLRIPVGYSKRTGDPWHSVSGEAIFAHTIGWRVAMPSNAQDAVGLLRTALRGNDPTFFLEHRAIQDTMPGRGVYPGDQYVLPFGVANVVREGSRATVVCWGEMVHRAKGVVEAMNEDIEIIDLRTIVPWDREAVMNSVRKTSRVLVLHEDTITCGFGAEIAATIAQDCFRHLDAPVQRLATPDIPIPYNKGMMEVVIPSTSLIERTLRDLIAY from the coding sequence ATGACGAAAGCCGAATGGTTGGATGTAGCGCGCACCGTCGTACAGTCGCGCCTGATCGACAACATCGAAGAGTCGGAGCTGGCTCCTTCCGGTAAGGTTACCTATCAGTTCTCCGCGAAGGGACACGAACTGGCCCAGGCCATTCTCGGTCGTCTGCTGCGCCAGGGCAAGGATGCCGCAACCGTCTACTACCGTTCGCGTCCGCTCGTGATGGCGGCCGGTATGTCCGTCGAAGAAGCGGTGGCAGGGCCTCTGGCCCTGAGCGGAAGCCGCAACGGTGGCCGCGACATCGGTGTGGTCCACCATCTGCCGAACAGGCTCGGCGTCACGGTACTGCCGGCATCGGGCGACGTCGGTGCGCAGTATACCCCGGCCGTCGGCTGGGCCCAGGCGATTTCCTACCGCACCTCGGTGATGAACGAAGAGGCATGGAAGGGTGCCGTGGCCGTTGCCCTCGGCGGCGATGGTTCGACGGCGACGAACGGTTTCTGGGCGGCGCTGAACATCGCCACGACGCAGAAGCTGCCGATGCTGTTCTTCATCGAGGACAACCAGTACGGCATCTCCGTGCCCGGAACGTTCCAGACGCCGGGCGGTAACATCGCCGCGAACCTGGCCTCGTTCGCGAACCTGCGCATCGTCGAATGCGACGGTACGAATCCCGAAGAAGCCGAACGACTGATTTCGAAGACGCTCGATCACGTGCGCGAAAAACAGGCGCCTGCACTTCTGCGCGTCCGCGTACCGCGTATCTGCGGACACAGCGGCGCCGACAACCAGTCGTACAAGACGAAGGAAGAACGTGCCGACGAAGAGGCGCGCGATCCGCTGGGCAGGCTCAAGGACTTCTTCGAGCGCAAGAAGTACATGACGTCCGAGCAATGGGATGCCTTCGTGGCCCAATGCGAAGCCGACGTACGTGCAGGTGTCGATGCGGCTCTGGCGCAGCCCGAGCCCGTATCCGCCGATGCCCTTACCCATGCCTTCTACGACGGCCTTGCACCGAAGCACGGCGGTCTCATGGGCGATGCCGTCGAACCGCCGACGGCTACGGGCGAGCAGCAGGAACAGGGCGGACGCGTCAATCTCATCGAAGCCGTGAAGCGTACACTCGACTACGAACTGGGCGTCAATCCGCGTGTCCTCGTCTTCGGTGAGGACGTCGGCGTGAAGGGTGGAGTCCACGGTGCGACCGTCGATCTCCAGGTCAAGCACGGTGCACAGCGCGTCTTCGATACGTCGCTGTCGGAAGAAGGCATCATCGGTCGTGCCGTAGGCATGGCAATGGCCGGCCTCGTTCCCGTACCCGAAATCCAGTTCAGGAAGTATCTCGATCCCGCCACAGAACAGATCAACGACTGCGGTACGCTGCGCTGGCGCACGAACGGTGACTTCGCAGCACCGATGGTGCTGCGCATTCCCGTGGGATATTCCAAGCGCACCGGCGACCCCTGGCACAGTGTCAGCGGTGAAGCCATCTTCGCCCATACCATCGGCTGGCGCGTAGCCATGCCGTCCAACGCGCAGGATGCGGTTGGCCTCCTCCGTACGGCATTGCGCGGAAACGATCCTACGTTCTTTCTCGAACATCGTGCCATCCAGGACACGATGCCGGGCCGGGGCGTCTATCCCGGTGATCAGTACGTGCTTCCCTTCGGTGTCGCCAACGTCGTCCGCGAGGGCAGCCGCGCCACGGTCGTATGCTGGGGCGAAATGGTCCACCGGGCGAAGGGCGTCGTCGAAGCCATGAACGAAGACATCGAAATCATCGATCTGCGAACGATCGTGCCGTGGGACCGCGAGGCCGTGATGAACAGCGTCCGCAAGACGAGCCGCGTCCTCGTCCTTCACGAAGACACGATCACCTGCGGCTTCGGCGCGGAGATCGCCGCGACCATCGCACAGGACTGCTTCCGTCATCTCGACGCTCCGGTGCAGCGCCTTGCCACGCCGGACATTCCCATTCCGTATAACAAGGGCATGATGGAAGTCGTCATTCCCAGCACGTCACTCATCGAACGAACATTGCGCGATCTGATCGCATACTGA
- a CDS encoding tRNA (adenosine(37)-N6)-threonylcarbamoyltransferase complex transferase subunit TsaD — translation MTEPLILAIETSCDDTAAAIVQGTTVRSNIVSSQDIHNLHGGIVPELASREHVKAIAPIVQLALAEAAVSIDDVDAIAVTYGPGLPGSLVVGTHYAKGLSLRLGKPLYPVHHIEAHMYSGHLEDPTLGFPALCLVVSGGHTSIFLLASLTDYRVLGSTRDDAAGEAFDKIAKMLGLGYPGGPYIDRLAKDGDATAIAFPRGLYHEASYDFSFSGLKTAVRYYLQRTPEGERRSHADIAASAQQAIVDILVHKTMRAAVDHGVRAVVIAGGVSANSLLRTVMHDRCSAAGMHFVAPRPMYSVDNAAMIGFLAAQRLALGSAGEQTLDFGIEAHALRAR, via the coding sequence ATGACAGAACCGTTGATCCTCGCCATCGAAACGTCGTGTGACGATACCGCGGCAGCCATCGTACAGGGCACGACGGTTCGCAGCAACATCGTCTCGTCGCAGGATATCCATAACCTGCATGGCGGTATCGTACCCGAACTGGCTTCGCGCGAACACGTGAAGGCCATCGCACCCATCGTGCAATTGGCTCTTGCGGAAGCCGCCGTGAGCATCGACGACGTCGATGCCATCGCCGTCACCTACGGTCCGGGGCTTCCTGGATCGCTCGTCGTCGGTACGCACTACGCCAAGGGATTGTCGTTGCGCCTCGGAAAGCCGCTCTATCCCGTCCACCATATCGAAGCCCACATGTATTCGGGTCATCTCGAAGATCCGACCCTGGGCTTTCCCGCTCTCTGCCTCGTCGTGAGCGGTGGCCATACGAGCATCTTCCTGCTCGCGTCGCTGACCGACTACAGGGTTCTCGGATCCACGCGGGACGATGCTGCAGGCGAGGCCTTCGACAAGATCGCGAAGATGCTGGGGCTGGGCTATCCGGGAGGACCCTATATCGATCGCCTAGCGAAGGACGGAGATGCCACGGCCATCGCATTTCCGCGTGGCCTCTATCATGAAGCATCGTACGACTTCTCCTTCAGCGGCCTGAAAACGGCCGTGCGGTACTATCTGCAGCGTACGCCGGAGGGGGAACGCCGATCCCATGCCGACATCGCCGCATCGGCGCAACAGGCCATCGTCGATATCCTCGTGCACAAAACAATGCGTGCCGCCGTGGATCATGGCGTCCGTGCCGTCGTCATCGCCGGAGGCGTGAGTGCGAACAGCCTGCTGCGCACCGTCATGCACGATCGTTGCTCGGCGGCGGGCATGCACTTCGTGGCTCCACGTCCGATGTACAGCGTCGACAATGCCGCGATGATCGGCTTCCTCGCAGCCCAACGTCTTGCACTGGGGAGTGCAGGCGAGCAGACGCTGGACTTCGGTATCGAAGCGCATGCGCTTCGGGCCAGGTAG
- a CDS encoding short-chain dehydrogenase — MESTEASRRPLEGRIALVAGATRGAGRAIAVELGRAGAHVVVTGRSTHEAASEMGRPETIEGTAGMVRAVGGTATALKVDHTRQDEVRDLIERIDHDHGRLDILVNDVWGGDHLMQMGPFWEQDLSRGLRMFELGAVTHLITSRHAVPLMVRNPGKGGIVFEITDGIADRYRDTFYYDLTKNAVVRAAKGQAHDLFPHGIAVLAVGPGFLRSEAMLDHFGVTEETWRDAIAQDRHFAISETPYFVARCIAALAADPDIMARTGTAVASWNLAREYGIDDVDGRRPDWGTYARDVLGMDMG, encoded by the coding sequence ATGGAGTCAACCGAAGCATCACGACGGCCGCTCGAAGGCCGTATCGCCCTCGTCGCAGGTGCGACGCGCGGGGCGGGCAGGGCCATCGCCGTGGAACTCGGCAGGGCAGGTGCGCATGTCGTCGTGACGGGCAGAAGTACACATGAAGCTGCGTCGGAGATGGGGCGTCCCGAGACCATCGAGGGAACGGCCGGCATGGTCCGGGCGGTGGGTGGAACGGCCACAGCCCTGAAAGTGGATCATACTCGGCAGGATGAAGTGCGTGACCTCATCGAACGTATCGATCACGATCATGGCAGACTCGACATCCTCGTGAACGACGTCTGGGGCGGCGATCATCTGATGCAGATGGGACCGTTCTGGGAACAGGATCTGTCGCGCGGTCTGCGCATGTTCGAACTCGGTGCGGTGACGCATCTCATCACGAGTCGTCATGCCGTACCGTTGATGGTCAGGAATCCCGGCAAGGGCGGGATCGTCTTCGAGATCACGGATGGTATCGCCGACCGATATCGCGACACATTCTATTACGATCTCACCAAGAATGCCGTGGTACGTGCAGCGAAGGGGCAGGCACACGATCTCTTCCCGCACGGCATCGCCGTGCTCGCAGTCGGACCGGGCTTCCTGCGCAGCGAAGCGATGCTCGATCATTTCGGCGTCACGGAAGAGACGTGGCGTGACGCCATCGCGCAGGACCGGCATTTCGCCATTTCGGAAACGCCTTATTTCGTCGCTCGATGTATCGCGGCCCTGGCTGCCGATCCGGACATCATGGCCAGGACGGGAACTGCGGTGGCATCGTGGAATCTCGCGCGTGAATACGGGATCGACGACGTGGACGGTCGCAGGCCGGATTGGGGTACGTATGCACGGGATGTTCTCGGCATGGACATGGGATAG
- a CDS encoding serine hydroxymethyltransferase (catalyzes the reaction of glycine with 5,10-methylenetetrahydrofolate to form L-serine and tetrahydrofolate): protein MYPNVRSSDPEVFHSLQGEYERQRDKIELIASENFTSLAVMEAQGSVLTNKYAEGYPGRRYYGGCEWVDVTENLAIDRLKKLFGAEYANVQPHSGSGANMAVYFTYLQHGDTVLGMDLSHGGHLTHGSPVNFSGMFYNFVGYGLDKETGRIDYNVVEDLARQHKPKMITVGASAYSREIDFKAFREIADKVGAFLLADIAHPAGLIAKGRLQSPVPYCDVVTSTTHKTLRGPRGGLIIMGKNYENPFGKVAPKSGRTKLMGELIDSMVMPGIQGGPLMHVIAGKAVAFGECLTDAFDAYTKQVISNAKALCDEMLKMDYQVISGGTDNHLMLIDLRNRNVTGKQAEIALDASGITCNKNAVPYDTQSPLVTSGIRLGAAAMTSRGMMEDDMRHIARLIDRVVTNHGNEDVYKAVKEDVKHFCRKFELYPSLNASADEIGRRVGESVDDALESVSKTVESVVDEVKGIFRKD from the coding sequence ATGTATCCAAACGTCCGTTCTTCCGATCCTGAAGTATTTCATTCGCTGCAAGGCGAGTACGAGCGTCAGCGCGACAAGATCGAACTCATCGCCAGCGAGAACTTCACGTCCCTTGCGGTGATGGAAGCCCAAGGCAGCGTTCTCACCAACAAGTACGCCGAAGGATATCCCGGCAGGAGATATTATGGCGGTTGCGAGTGGGTGGACGTTACCGAGAACCTGGCCATCGATCGCCTGAAGAAACTCTTCGGCGCCGAATACGCCAACGTGCAGCCCCATTCCGGCTCGGGCGCCAATATGGCGGTCTACTTCACCTATCTCCAGCATGGAGATACAGTGCTGGGTATGGATCTCAGCCACGGAGGCCACCTCACGCACGGCTCGCCCGTGAACTTCTCCGGCATGTTCTACAACTTCGTAGGCTATGGCCTGGACAAGGAAACCGGCCGCATCGACTACAACGTCGTCGAAGATCTGGCCAGGCAGCACAAGCCGAAAATGATCACCGTCGGTGCATCGGCCTACTCGCGCGAGATCGACTTCAAGGCCTTCCGCGAGATCGCCGACAAGGTGGGGGCCTTCCTCCTCGCCGACATCGCACACCCTGCCGGTCTGATCGCCAAAGGACGTCTGCAAAGCCCCGTCCCCTACTGCGACGTCGTGACGAGCACGACGCACAAGACCCTGCGCGGTCCTCGCGGCGGTCTGATCATCATGGGCAAGAACTACGAGAATCCGTTCGGCAAGGTCGCTCCGAAAAGCGGACGCACGAAGCTCATGGGCGAGCTCATCGATTCGATGGTAATGCCCGGTATCCAGGGCGGTCCTCTCATGCACGTCATCGCCGGCAAGGCCGTAGCCTTTGGCGAATGCCTCACCGATGCGTTCGACGCATACACGAAGCAGGTCATCTCCAATGCCAAGGCCCTGTGCGACGAGATGCTGAAGATGGACTATCAGGTGATCTCCGGCGGTACGGACAACCACCTGATGCTCATCGATCTCCGCAACAGGAACGTCACGGGCAAGCAGGCCGAAATCGCGCTCGACGCTTCGGGCATCACCTGCAACAAGAATGCCGTGCCGTACGATACGCAGTCGCCCCTGGTGACCAGCGGTATCCGCCTCGGCGCAGCCGCCATGACATCCCGCGGCATGATGGAAGACGACATGCGCCACATCGCGCGCCTCATCGACCGTGTGGTGACGAACCACGGCAACGAGGACGTCTACAAGGCCGTGAAGGAAGACGTCAAGCACTTCTGCCGCAAGTTCGAACTCTATCCGTCGCTGAATGCGAGCGCCGACGAAATCGGCAGGCGCGTCGGCGAAAGCGTGGACGATGCACTGGAAAGCGTCTCGAAGACCGTCGAGAGCGTCGTCGACGAAGTCAAGGGTATCTTCAGGAAGGACTGA